In one window of Pseudobdellovibrionaceae bacterium DNA:
- a CDS encoding penicillin-binding protein activator, whose product MTRPHRLFFYFTSVVLVALSATSCSSLQRKSEPKAAPPNLKKEFSQIEIDIAAGAKTKALNRLQTLVEKYPETDLADDAHIKMADIYYESGNYSQAYNSYMSVVNSQFFSPREVDALLGAAKSLTKLGRYDEALSVTHQGLDFKNIGLDLRLDLHLLQYTITNQLGDRIDSLKSMVFIAENAPAEKTRQSFRIRASDFVSSQLNDDELKVVANDSYFKTVQPYAIYKVGLTLFEQRDYRGARNYFETLVEISPESDLGRRAGELIAQIEARRKVEPRTIGAILPLSGRHANVGYRTLKGLQLGLGVYGRERSDFKLAVIDSESNPDIARRAVERLVTEDHVIAIVGSLLTKTSVAVAAKCDELGVPNIALSQKSGLTDVGEYIFRNALTSQAQVRELVSSAMNQHNIKKFAVLYPNDSYGVEYTNLFWQEVLSRGGQITAAQSYPPKETDFRTYIERMVGTFYIEERADEYRLLYSDWVEKLGPGYLSRFQKSGRMSQRMEPPEELLAPIIDFDALFVPDGTKAVGQIAAMLKVLEVNNVKLLGTNLWNSPSLVKRGQSLVEGALFVDGLLDSDKEFRQSRFFTSFQANFGSAPGIFEVQAYDAGLILRQLIAGGVTTRSDLRENLMNLQKFSGSLGSINAQSNRELDRPLFALTVKEGQITRSTDPAQSK is encoded by the coding sequence ATGACAAGACCGCATCGGCTATTTTTTTATTTCACAAGTGTTGTATTGGTGGCCCTCTCGGCCACTTCATGTTCGAGCCTCCAACGAAAATCCGAGCCCAAAGCCGCACCTCCCAATTTAAAAAAGGAATTTTCGCAAATCGAAATCGATATCGCTGCAGGCGCAAAGACAAAAGCATTGAATCGACTGCAAACCTTGGTAGAAAAATATCCCGAAACTGACCTGGCCGATGATGCCCACATCAAGATGGCGGATATCTACTACGAATCTGGCAACTACTCGCAGGCCTATAACTCCTATATGTCTGTAGTTAACTCACAATTTTTCAGCCCACGTGAAGTCGACGCGCTGCTTGGAGCCGCAAAAAGCCTGACAAAATTGGGCCGCTATGATGAAGCCCTCAGTGTGACCCATCAGGGACTGGACTTTAAGAACATTGGCCTCGACCTCCGCCTGGACTTACACCTCCTGCAATACACAATAACCAATCAATTGGGAGATCGCATTGATTCATTGAAATCAATGGTTTTTATCGCTGAAAATGCGCCTGCTGAAAAAACGAGGCAGTCGTTTCGAATCAGGGCTTCTGATTTTGTATCGTCACAACTCAATGATGACGAATTGAAAGTGGTAGCCAATGACTCCTATTTCAAGACCGTACAACCCTACGCTATATATAAAGTGGGATTGACCCTCTTTGAGCAACGTGATTATCGGGGAGCCAGAAATTATTTCGAAACTCTTGTAGAGATCAGTCCAGAATCAGACCTCGGTCGACGGGCTGGTGAATTGATTGCACAAATCGAGGCTCGTAGAAAAGTGGAACCTCGAACTATTGGTGCCATTCTACCTCTTTCTGGACGACATGCCAATGTGGGATACCGAACTCTTAAGGGCCTGCAGTTAGGACTCGGAGTTTACGGCAGAGAGCGCTCGGACTTCAAACTGGCAGTGATTGACAGCGAAAGTAACCCTGACATAGCCAGACGAGCGGTTGAACGTCTAGTGACTGAGGATCACGTGATCGCTATTGTAGGTAGCCTCTTGACTAAGACATCTGTTGCTGTTGCCGCAAAATGCGATGAACTGGGCGTTCCCAACATTGCTTTGTCACAAAAATCTGGCCTCACTGATGTGGGTGAATACATTTTTAGAAATGCATTAACATCACAGGCCCAGGTTCGAGAGTTGGTGAGTTCAGCCATGAACCAACATAACATTAAAAAGTTTGCGGTACTTTATCCAAATGACAGCTATGGCGTAGAGTACACGAATCTTTTTTGGCAAGAAGTCTTGTCAAGAGGGGGACAAATAACAGCAGCCCAGTCTTATCCACCCAAAGAGACAGACTTTCGAACATACATTGAACGGATGGTGGGCACCTTTTATATTGAAGAGCGTGCTGATGAGTATCGACTTCTTTATTCTGATTGGGTTGAAAAACTCGGCCCTGGTTATTTGAGCCGTTTTCAAAAATCGGGACGAATGAGTCAACGCATGGAGCCCCCTGAGGAACTTCTAGCTCCAATAATAGACTTCGATGCCTTGTTTGTACCTGATGGCACTAAGGCGGTAGGCCAAATTGCGGCTATGTTGAAAGTATTAGAGGTCAATAATGTGAAACTCTTGGGCACAAACTTGTGGAATTCTCCCTCTCTGGTAAAGCGTGGCCAGTCTCTGGTTGAAGGCGCACTGTTTGTGGATGGGTTACTGGACTCGGATAAGGAGTTTCGCCAATCTCGGTTTTTCACAAGTTTTCAGGCGAATTTTGGCTCAGCCCCAGGAATTTTTGAAGTACAGGCGTATGATGCCGGGCTTATCCTTAGACAGCTTATCGCAGGCGGGGTCACTACCCGGTCTGACTTGAGGGAGAATTTGATGAATTTGCAGAAGTTTTCTGGCTCCCTGGGTTCTATCAATGCTCAATCAAACCGAGAGCTCGACCGACCTCTGTTCGCCCTTACAGTGAAAGAGGGACAAATCACTCGCTCTACCGATCCCGCGCAAAGCAAGTAA
- a CDS encoding DnaJ domain-containing protein — translation MSKQDYYSVLGLTRTAKQDEIKKAYRKLALLYHPDKNPGDKAAEDQFKKVSEAYDVLSNEKKRQMYDQFGFAGQQAPGARGQDPFGGASPFGFGGFGARGTTTESAQDIFNEFFGDIFSSSRRRREPIKEKGADLRYTLTITYEEAATGCEKPIRFVRNKNNKSDVASLSISVPAGVRHGQRLKLRGEGESGVQGGDDGDLFVIVNLVEHPIFRRRDNDLIMELPISFVDAILGTEVEIPTLIGKAKLKIPARTQPGQTFRLKNKGFPALGKSPQGDMLVKIIVDVPQDLTPEQMDLIKKLSSVSKNSPLVQEFSEKMDKVLKARK, via the coding sequence TTGTCTAAACAGGACTATTATTCAGTTTTAGGACTTACTCGCACGGCCAAGCAGGACGAAATTAAAAAGGCCTATCGCAAATTGGCCCTTCTATATCACCCTGATAAAAACCCTGGCGACAAGGCGGCTGAGGACCAATTTAAAAAAGTCAGTGAAGCTTATGACGTGCTCAGTAATGAAAAAAAACGCCAAATGTATGACCAATTTGGCTTTGCCGGACAACAGGCACCCGGTGCCCGCGGACAAGACCCTTTTGGTGGCGCTAGTCCATTTGGTTTTGGTGGATTTGGTGCGCGGGGCACCACGACCGAATCGGCCCAGGATATTTTCAATGAATTTTTTGGTGACATTTTTTCTTCCTCCCGGCGTCGCCGAGAACCCATTAAAGAAAAAGGAGCAGACCTTCGCTATACTTTGACAATTACATATGAAGAAGCTGCTACAGGTTGTGAAAAGCCGATCCGATTTGTTCGAAACAAAAATAATAAAAGTGACGTGGCCTCTCTCTCAATTTCGGTGCCCGCGGGCGTCCGGCACGGCCAACGGCTGAAACTGCGCGGAGAAGGCGAAAGTGGCGTTCAAGGCGGAGACGATGGTGATCTTTTTGTTATCGTAAACCTTGTTGAACACCCCATATTTAGAAGACGTGACAACGATTTAATTATGGAACTTCCCATTTCATTTGTTGATGCCATTTTGGGAACAGAGGTGGAGATCCCCACATTGATCGGGAAAGCCAAATTGAAAATACCTGCTCGCACTCAGCCCGGTCAGACTTTCCGACTAAAAAACAAAGGCTTTCCTGCACTGGGCAAGTCTCCGCAAGGTGATATGCTTGTGAAAATCATAGTCGACGTCCCTCAGGATTTAACGCCCGAGCAGATGGATTTAATTAAAAAACTGTCCAGTGTTTCGAAAAATTCACCACTAGTACAAGAGTTTTCAGAAAAAATGGACAAAGTATTAAAGGCTCGAAAATGA
- the grpE gene encoding nucleotide exchange factor GrpE — translation MTGNNNNGNKRNDAKSHELFDASPDDIEIVGDDNGDESAPQEASAQKHRAGSQNSDLEALNEQLNKIKGEYLYLRADFDNYRKQAIKERSDLVKYGAERFVVDLLEVVDNFDRALTTEVNSENYESFKQGMEMIASELSSVLDRHGVEAISSKGQPFDPNVHEALSSEPTKSFPPGHVTQEIKKAYQLHNKLIRPAQVVVATEVSAGSHPTEDESE, via the coding sequence GTGACCGGAAATAATAATAACGGCAACAAACGAAATGATGCGAAAAGTCATGAATTGTTTGATGCCTCCCCAGACGACATTGAAATCGTTGGAGATGACAACGGCGACGAATCTGCGCCCCAAGAGGCCTCTGCGCAGAAACACCGTGCCGGCTCCCAAAATTCCGACTTAGAAGCACTTAACGAGCAGCTCAATAAAATAAAGGGTGAATACCTTTATTTGCGAGCTGACTTTGATAACTACAGAAAGCAGGCCATTAAGGAGCGCTCCGACCTCGTTAAGTATGGTGCCGAAAGATTTGTCGTCGACCTATTAGAAGTGGTGGACAATTTTGATCGGGCCCTCACTACAGAAGTGAATTCTGAAAACTATGAAAGCTTTAAACAGGGGATGGAAATGATCGCCTCTGAACTGAGCTCCGTTTTGGATCGTCATGGCGTGGAAGCTATTTCTAGCAAGGGACAGCCTTTTGACCCCAACGTGCATGAAGCATTGAGCAGCGAGCCCACAAAATCTTTTCCACCTGGTCACGTCACGCAAGAAATTAAAAAGGCCTACCAGTTGCACAACAAATTAATTCGCCCCGCTCAAGTCGTGGTTGCCACCGAAGTTTCAGCAGGTAGTCACCCCACCGAGGACGAATCCGAATAA
- the hemW gene encoding radical SAM family heme chaperone HemW: MSFGIYVHIPYCVQRCHYCDFATFTREQAPPMSQYLQWILTEIRSRHGGIPKSTVTSIYFGGGTPSLFPPEYILSIVSELANVGFRFDHEIEITIEINPATITEETLDIYKKGGVNRYSVGAQSFNDRLLESCGRIHSADDTRNTLQLLTDNHLNFSFDLLFALPGQSLEDLRVDLNEVALFSPPHLSTYCLTVPSGHPMSKGRPLEDHQIQMFAEIESHLGQIGLHKYEISNFSKPGQQSRHNWLYWTNQPYWGIGLSAHSYLPHSGNGVRFWNPPTFHGYQAQISCDIDEWGYMCLPENQYEELSEREAAIDYCYTHLRTSHGIAESTLLGRFSQALIDPVFQQLQQLQQEGLVIYKPDSGHWRLTPQGEMVNNQVLSQIVMAI, translated from the coding sequence ATGAGTTTTGGCATTTATGTTCATATCCCATACTGTGTGCAACGCTGCCACTATTGCGACTTTGCCACCTTCACGAGGGAACAAGCTCCCCCGATGTCTCAATATCTCCAATGGATACTCACTGAGATTCGAAGCCGGCATGGGGGCATTCCCAAATCCACTGTGACAAGCATTTATTTTGGCGGAGGAACTCCCAGCCTTTTTCCGCCAGAATACATTCTATCTATAGTCAGTGAACTTGCCAATGTGGGCTTTCGTTTTGACCACGAAATTGAAATCACTATTGAAATCAACCCTGCGACAATCACCGAAGAAACTCTGGACATATACAAAAAGGGAGGCGTGAATCGATACAGCGTTGGCGCCCAATCCTTTAATGATCGTTTGTTAGAAAGCTGCGGTCGCATTCATTCTGCTGACGACACCCGCAACACCCTGCAATTATTGACAGATAACCATCTCAATTTTTCCTTTGACCTTTTGTTTGCGCTACCGGGCCAAAGTCTAGAAGATCTGCGAGTTGATCTTAATGAAGTGGCCTTGTTTTCTCCACCCCATCTAAGCACCTATTGCCTGACTGTGCCCAGCGGACATCCCATGTCAAAAGGGCGGCCGCTAGAAGATCACCAAATCCAGATGTTTGCGGAGATCGAATCCCACCTTGGCCAAATTGGTTTGCATAAATATGAAATCTCAAACTTTTCAAAACCTGGACAACAGTCACGGCACAATTGGCTCTATTGGACTAACCAGCCCTACTGGGGCATTGGACTAAGTGCTCACTCATACTTGCCGCATAGTGGCAATGGTGTCCGCTTTTGGAATCCTCCGACCTTTCACGGCTACCAAGCTCAAATCTCCTGTGACATCGATGAATGGGGTTACATGTGCTTGCCAGAAAACCAATATGAGGAACTTTCAGAGCGAGAGGCCGCCATCGACTACTGTTATACCCATCTAAGGACCAGCCACGGAATTGCGGAGTCCACTCTGCTCGGGCGATTTTCGCAAGCCCTTATCGACCCTGTTTTTCAACAACTTCAACAGCTCCAACAAGAGGGTTTGGTAATTTATAAGCCTGACAGCGGCCATTGGCGGCTCACACCTCAGGGGGAGATGGTTAACAATCAAGTGCTCTCTCAAATTGTTATGGCTATTTGA
- a CDS encoding insulinase family protein, producing the protein MAVKYQLKNGLTVLLVESHKSPVVSVQMWVKTGSADELKGEEGISHFIEHLVFKGTEKYQVGQIAQQVEGAGGELNAYTSFDQTVFHVTISKQFVDTGLDVISQMMGFPAFIESEIDNEREVVLEEIKRSNDSPHRQVSRMLFSTIYKKHPYGLPVIGKESVIKTVSRKTMVNYFHRRYVPENMTLIVVGDFDNKEMKQKVKENFGSFVSYPLKKIKRIAEPKQDRPRILTKKGEFEETFLHIAWPIPKGTHQDIPALDVLAMILGQGDSSRLMRKLRIENHLTNYCTSSTYTPMDRGFFVISSSLNFDNLAATLEEIGQQLKLILTDSVNQEELQKAITNVESDQYYGMETVDGMAQIFGSYEHLFQDYKQFKDFIRNVSSITEKDLQKVAKKYLRPESLTLIVSTPKDELRAKKELTAFSKKYIEIFNSAKNSKPLKPLKVKKRRIAWKMDQFEPVETRKIKLDSGGQLVVRRVKDTPVVSLRCGFLGGMRIENASDNGVNELLSRVWPAGANGISETELHHRVESLAARLNAFSGRNTAGMYMTSLRPMAEEVFDLFSQTLSSPLLSPEIIEREKMYMLEYLKNRKDNPAQLAILAFSKVMFDGHPYSSDPHGQEDTIQNLNETRLRHHLEKMRCSKNMNLVIVGDFEIDPWVDRLNKLTSSLPKGSRQEKSFVFTGPSKPIHLFESSNKEQSHIIMGYKGLTFSDPNRYILEVLQSILSGQGGRLFIELRDKASLAYSVSPLRLDGIDAGYFGAYIGCSPEKGKKALSMMQAEFDKLCQQKVSEEEIDRAKRYLIGRHDIALQKTTSVGSSILFDDIYGLPYDETFRFTERIADVTASQIQKLAQSIFSQPSVISVVGPENPI; encoded by the coding sequence ATGGCGGTAAAATATCAATTAAAAAACGGTCTGACGGTGCTTCTTGTGGAGAGTCACAAATCCCCGGTGGTATCTGTACAAATGTGGGTGAAAACGGGTAGCGCTGACGAGCTCAAGGGCGAAGAGGGGATCAGTCACTTTATCGAACATCTGGTTTTTAAGGGCACGGAGAAGTATCAGGTGGGCCAAATCGCCCAGCAAGTGGAAGGGGCTGGAGGCGAACTCAATGCCTATACCTCTTTTGATCAAACCGTCTTTCACGTAACCATATCTAAACAATTTGTAGATACAGGATTAGATGTTATCAGCCAAATGATGGGTTTTCCGGCTTTTATAGAGTCTGAAATCGACAACGAGCGTGAGGTTGTGCTCGAGGAAATTAAGCGATCCAATGACAGTCCCCATCGTCAGGTGAGTCGAATGTTGTTTTCTACAATTTACAAAAAACACCCCTACGGTCTCCCAGTCATTGGTAAAGAATCAGTTATTAAAACGGTCAGCCGCAAGACCATGGTGAACTACTTTCACAGAAGGTACGTTCCAGAGAACATGACCTTGATCGTGGTGGGAGACTTCGACAACAAAGAAATGAAGCAGAAAGTAAAAGAAAATTTCGGTAGCTTCGTTTCTTATCCGCTCAAGAAAATAAAGAGAATAGCTGAGCCCAAACAGGATCGCCCAAGAATTCTAACTAAAAAAGGAGAATTCGAAGAGACTTTCTTACACATAGCTTGGCCCATCCCCAAGGGGACACATCAGGACATACCAGCACTTGATGTTTTAGCCATGATACTGGGGCAGGGGGACAGCTCAAGATTGATGCGTAAACTTCGTATTGAAAACCACCTCACAAACTACTGTACCTCAAGCACATACACCCCGATGGACCGTGGTTTTTTTGTAATTTCGTCTTCGCTCAATTTCGACAATCTCGCCGCCACTCTTGAAGAAATTGGCCAACAATTAAAACTAATATTAACGGACTCTGTAAATCAAGAAGAACTCCAAAAGGCGATCACCAATGTAGAGAGCGACCAATACTATGGAATGGAAACTGTAGATGGTATGGCCCAAATATTTGGAAGTTACGAGCACTTGTTTCAGGATTACAAGCAATTCAAAGATTTTATTCGTAATGTATCTTCTATTACCGAAAAAGATCTGCAAAAGGTGGCAAAAAAATACCTTCGCCCTGAAAGTCTCACTCTTATAGTCTCAACACCAAAAGACGAACTTAGAGCAAAAAAAGAGCTTACAGCTTTTTCGAAGAAATACATTGAAATATTTAATAGCGCCAAAAACTCAAAGCCACTTAAGCCTTTAAAGGTAAAAAAGCGACGAATTGCTTGGAAGATGGATCAATTTGAGCCCGTTGAGACTCGCAAGATAAAGTTGGATTCTGGTGGACAACTCGTGGTGAGGCGAGTGAAAGACACGCCAGTTGTAAGCCTTCGTTGTGGTTTCTTGGGCGGGATGCGTATAGAGAATGCTAGCGACAATGGTGTGAATGAGTTGCTTTCAAGAGTTTGGCCCGCAGGAGCAAATGGAATTAGTGAAACGGAGCTTCATCATAGGGTTGAAAGTTTAGCGGCACGTTTGAATGCCTTTTCGGGGCGGAACACAGCAGGCATGTATATGACTTCTCTCCGGCCAATGGCAGAGGAGGTGTTTGATCTGTTCTCCCAAACATTGTCGAGCCCACTGCTTTCTCCTGAAATTATAGAACGCGAAAAAATGTATATGTTGGAATACCTAAAAAACAGAAAAGATAATCCAGCCCAGCTGGCTATATTGGCCTTTTCTAAGGTTATGTTTGACGGGCATCCCTATAGCAGCGATCCCCATGGGCAAGAAGACACAATTCAAAATCTGAATGAAACAAGGCTGCGGCATCATCTAGAAAAAATGCGTTGTTCGAAAAACATGAACCTGGTGATCGTGGGAGATTTTGAGATTGATCCCTGGGTGGATCGACTTAACAAGTTAACTTCGAGCTTGCCCAAAGGATCTAGGCAGGAAAAGAGTTTCGTTTTTACCGGGCCGTCTAAGCCGATACATCTATTTGAATCCAGCAATAAAGAGCAGTCCCATATTATCATGGGCTATAAGGGCCTGACCTTTTCTGACCCTAACCGTTATATCTTAGAAGTATTGCAATCGATTTTGTCTGGGCAAGGAGGGCGCCTATTTATAGAACTTCGAGACAAGGCCTCATTGGCGTATAGTGTTTCGCCCTTGCGATTGGATGGCATAGATGCTGGTTATTTTGGAGCATACATCGGATGCTCTCCTGAAAAGGGAAAGAAGGCCCTTTCTATGATGCAAGCGGAGTTTGATAAACTTTGCCAACAGAAAGTTTCTGAGGAAGAAATTGATAGAGCAAAAAGGTATTTGATTGGTCGCCACGACATAGCGCTACAAAAGACCACTTCCGTGGGTTCATCTATTTTGTTCGATGATATCTATGGTTTGCCATACGATGAGACTTTCAGGTTCACAGAACGCATTGCCGATGTGACCGCATCTCAAATTCAGAAGTTGGCTCAGTCTATTTTTAGTCAACCGTCTGTTATAAGTGTAGTAGGCCCTGAAAATCCCATTTGA
- a CDS encoding twin-arginine translocase TatA/TatE family subunit — protein sequence MFNFGFGELLVLAVLALFVIGPDRLPEAARKLASILNEFKRATGDFSKPFDDFKKNTNQLISKSQAEVQNQLDQVTKNETLDSPSDSGSENES from the coding sequence ATGTTTAACTTTGGTTTTGGGGAGCTATTAGTTCTCGCCGTTCTAGCATTGTTCGTTATTGGACCTGACCGTTTGCCTGAGGCGGCTCGCAAGCTCGCCAGCATTTTAAATGAATTCAAAAGGGCCACGGGTGATTTTTCAAAGCCCTTTGATGATTTCAAGAAAAACACCAATCAGTTAATTTCGAAGAGTCAGGCGGAAGTGCAGAACCAACTAGATCAGGTCACAAAGAACGAAACCTTAGACTCACCGTCAGATAGTGGAAGTGAAAATGAGTCGTGA
- the tatC gene encoding twin-arginine translocase subunit TatC, whose product MSRESQDKEQGLIEHLRELKECLKWAMIFILIGFILSWIVSDKLIDIVRMPIEPYLPEGKGLNYLGVIDPFMVRIKLSLLSGIIISSPFWLHQVWRFIAPALYKEEKRYALFFISFGTLLFVSGVAFVYFVVYSQAFGFFMSLIGAKDQATFDIMNYISFVTTTTLVFGLVFELPLILTILGIMGVVDHKFLSEKRRYAIVILAVASAMFTPPDVISMGLMMIPMVFLYEMSVILVRIFGRDPDKLTV is encoded by the coding sequence ATGAGTCGTGAGTCCCAGGATAAAGAACAAGGGTTGATAGAGCACCTGAGAGAACTCAAAGAATGTCTCAAGTGGGCCATGATTTTTATTTTGATTGGCTTTATCTTGTCATGGATTGTCAGCGATAAGCTCATTGATATTGTTCGAATGCCTATCGAACCCTACTTGCCCGAAGGGAAGGGGCTTAATTATTTAGGCGTGATAGATCCATTTATGGTGAGGATAAAATTATCGCTTTTATCGGGTATCATTATTAGTTCTCCTTTTTGGTTGCACCAGGTATGGAGATTTATAGCTCCCGCACTATACAAAGAAGAAAAACGGTACGCGTTGTTTTTTATATCATTTGGTACTCTGTTGTTTGTTTCGGGTGTGGCGTTTGTCTACTTTGTCGTTTACAGCCAGGCCTTTGGTTTTTTTATGAGCTTGATAGGCGCAAAAGATCAGGCGACCTTTGATATTATGAATTACATTTCTTTTGTGACCACTACCACATTGGTATTTGGGTTGGTGTTTGAGTTGCCATTGATTTTGACCATATTAGGGATAATGGGAGTGGTGGATCACAAATTTTTGTCAGAGAAGCGTCGCTACGCCATAGTGATATTGGCGGTGGCATCAGCAATGTTCACTCCGCCAGATGTAATAAGCATGGGCCTAATGATGATCCCCATGGTTTTTTTGTATGAAATGTCTGTGATACTAGTACGAATTTTTGGCCGCGATCCTGATAAACTGACGGTTTAA
- a CDS encoding transglycosylase SLT domain-containing protein yields MNSKKSKRRFRITTFRIFLMASFLAFIANGFYQVWQKPAEVFSLVGLGQAKTPYQTWVTYKDQFHAYETPTISAELLASLAHIESNGNPLATPGWTFRLSSNWDQVFAPATSAVGLFQFTNGTFEMAKQWCDQSPQCPSSWFYSRLWPEHSIRLAANYLNRSLREVLPLSNMELPEQVKQQVVGIIHLCGKGKGLKFVRSGFSLDTVGYCGAHNARSYVNQLHSLNRQFIRIAAKNSY; encoded by the coding sequence ATGAACTCTAAAAAATCTAAACGCCGGTTTCGAATCACTACGTTCAGAATATTTCTGATGGCTTCATTCTTAGCATTTATTGCTAACGGCTTTTATCAGGTCTGGCAAAAACCGGCGGAAGTGTTTAGCCTTGTTGGTCTTGGCCAGGCAAAGACTCCCTACCAAACCTGGGTCACCTATAAAGATCAGTTTCACGCTTATGAAACGCCAACCATCTCTGCAGAGCTTTTGGCTTCGTTGGCACATATTGAAAGTAATGGCAATCCACTGGCTACTCCCGGGTGGACTTTTCGATTGAGCTCTAATTGGGATCAGGTCTTTGCGCCCGCCACATCTGCTGTTGGTCTTTTTCAATTCACTAATGGCACTTTTGAAATGGCAAAACAATGGTGCGATCAATCTCCACAGTGTCCCTCAAGTTGGTTTTATAGTCGGCTTTGGCCTGAGCACTCAATCCGGCTTGCGGCTAATTACTTAAATCGAAGCCTTAGAGAAGTTTTGCCACTTTCTAACATGGAGCTGCCCGAACAAGTGAAACAACAAGTGGTTGGCATTATTCATCTGTGTGGCAAAGGCAAGGGCCTAAAGTTTGTACGCTCTGGATTTTCACTTGATACTGTTGGATATTGTGGTGCTCACAATGCTCGGTCATATGTTAACCAGCTGCACTCTTTAAACCGTCAGTTTATCAGGATCGCGGCCAAAAATTCGTACTAG
- a CDS encoding methylmalonyl-CoA mutase — MSKDSAEKSSLRKKRFTNSSHIDLKPFYTPADWTADSSYVTSIGEPGLFPYTRGVQETMYRGRLWTMRQYAGFGSASESNKRYRMLLKKGTTGLSVAFDLPTQMGYDSDHIMATGEVGKVGVAISSIEDMEILLKDIPLEQVSTSMTINSTASILLAFYIAVAERKGVSKDQLRGTIQNDLLKEYIARGTYIYPPKPSMRIITDIFDYCTKEVPGWNTISISGYHIREAGATAAQELAFTLANGITYVEAAMKRGLDVNKFGRRLSFFFNVHNNFFEEIAKFRAARRMWAHIMKDRFGATDEKAMTLRFHTQTAGVSLTAQQPENNIARVTTQALAAVLGGTQSLHTNSMDEALGLPTEKAATIALRTQQIIAFESGVADVIDPLAGSFYVENMTNELEKRALEYIDRIESMGGVVSCIESGFIQNEIQNSAYQFQKDVESKDQIIVGVNSFIQQSESEPEILKISEEVVREQIERLRVFKGKRNPSEIDRHLQLIKKSAQTDQNLMPIIVDAVKADVTLGEVSDTLRSVFGRFKETITI; from the coding sequence ATGAGTAAAGATTCGGCAGAAAAATCAAGCCTCAGAAAGAAAAGATTTACCAACTCGAGTCACATTGATCTCAAGCCTTTCTACACGCCGGCAGATTGGACCGCTGATTCTTCTTATGTAACGTCAATTGGTGAACCTGGTTTATTCCCCTACACCCGCGGAGTTCAAGAAACCATGTACCGGGGTCGCCTATGGACCATGCGACAATACGCTGGCTTTGGGTCGGCCTCGGAAAGTAATAAACGCTATCGAATGTTGTTAAAAAAGGGGACCACAGGCCTCAGTGTGGCCTTCGATCTCCCCACTCAGATGGGGTATGACTCGGATCACATCATGGCCACTGGCGAAGTGGGCAAAGTGGGTGTGGCCATCAGCTCCATTGAAGACATGGAAATACTGCTCAAGGATATTCCCCTCGAGCAGGTCTCCACCTCGATGACAATCAACTCCACCGCTTCCATATTGCTTGCCTTCTATATTGCCGTGGCTGAGAGAAAAGGCGTATCCAAAGACCAGCTACGGGGGACGATTCAAAATGACCTTTTAAAGGAATATATCGCCCGCGGCACGTACATTTATCCCCCAAAGCCATCCATGCGAATCATCACTGATATTTTTGACTACTGCACAAAAGAAGTCCCGGGTTGGAACACCATAAGTATTTCTGGCTACCATATTCGAGAAGCCGGGGCCACCGCCGCTCAAGAATTAGCTTTTACTTTGGCAAATGGAATCACGTACGTGGAAGCCGCTATGAAGCGGGGTCTGGACGTGAACAAGTTCGGACGTCGTTTGAGTTTCTTTTTTAATGTTCACAATAATTTTTTCGAAGAAATCGCCAAGTTTCGGGCCGCTCGTAGAATGTGGGCTCACATTATGAAAGACCGCTTCGGTGCCACTGACGAAAAAGCCATGACACTGCGATTTCACACGCAGACTGCCGGCGTCAGCCTGACTGCCCAGCAGCCAGAAAACAATATTGCCCGTGTGACAACTCAAGCGCTCGCTGCCGTATTGGGCGGAACCCAAAGTCTTCACACAAACTCTATGGACGAGGCTCTCGGGCTACCCACTGAGAAAGCCGCCACCATTGCATTAAGAACTCAACAAATTATTGCCTTCGAGTCGGGCGTTGCCGATGTTATTGATCCCCTTGCCGGATCTTTTTATGTGGAAAATATGACCAATGAACTTGAAAAGAGAGCCCTAGAATATATCGACCGAATTGAATCCATGGGGGGCGTGGTTTCTTGCATTGAAAGTGGGTTTATTCAAAATGAAATTCAAAATTCCGCTTATCAGTTTCAAAAAGACGTAGAAAGTAAAGATCAGATCATTGTTGGAGTGAATAGCTTTATTCAACAGTCTGAAAGTGAGCCAGAAATTCTTAAAATTTCAGAAGAAGTGGTCCGCGAACAAATTGAACGGTTAAGGGTTTTCAAAGGCAAAAGAAACCCCTCTGAAATTGACCGACACTTACAACTGATAAAAAAATCGGCCCAAACGGACCAAAACCTAATGCCAATCATTGTAGACGCAGTAAAGGCTGATGTGACATTAGGTGAAGTGAGCGACACTCTCAGATCTGTATTTGGGCGATTCAAAGAAACAATCACCATTTAG